The Delphinus delphis chromosome 2, mDelDel1.2, whole genome shotgun sequence genome segment ACCTTAACCTTGTACACTTCTGGAAGTCAGGAAAGGACTAGGAATAACCAAGTGCAGTAGTAACTTGCTGTCTCTGGAAGTGCTCCTTCCAGGATCCTAGTCATTTGAAATTGTGCCCAGAGAACTTCTGGGGAAGACTTACAAACTTGAGAGAGGAGGTCATCATTGGTAGtaaactactgaaaaaaaaatttttggcataAAGAAATGAGTCAATCCccaattctctctttctctccctctctctctctcacacacacaagcTGTGTGGAATGTTATCCAAACACTGAGTTTCTTCGGAACTGAATATCATTGGAAGTTCACATAGTCGCTCTATATTAGGTAAAACTAATGGACATGTAaccaaaaaagatacacattaatttttttataaaataacacaatttattactattttaaaacatctcACAAAATAACATTCAGAAACtcaacatttctaaataatttaacaCAGTAAGTTTAGTCATAAAGACATGCTACAAAAATTCCTGCATATAAAAGATTATTACCGACGTATTAATAGATGTTAAAATGTTCTTCAGAATGGAGTTGGTTCTAGAAGCCAAAGATTCTGGAGTGATGCTCGTGATCATGACTGACACCCTGGGAGAAGCTGGCCATATGTATATTCTCTACAGCTACCAACTCACCAGTCTTTTGATGGGATTGATCACTCTAGGCAATAGCACCTCAGAGGCAGGTACCCTGCTGATCAAACAAGCAAAGAACTCCCCACCCTTGTAACATTAGCCACAACTTAATCTAGCCAacatctaaattaatttttaaaatatagatgtaGGAAAGATAACTCACAAAGTTTCTATTCTGAGTAGGAAATTCTCGATATACCCCCAGAGGGATGACTTAATGTAGCAGACATGGAAAATGACACCAAGTAAGGAAGTAGGGAAATCCTGGCTCTGATTATGCTGACACACAACTACTGCTCAGGTGGGCTTAGAATGAGCAAGGATGAGGTTTGATTCTCTAATATCCACATGCAGGCTAGGTATTTACCCATCTTCCCTTTGAGAGTACTTTCCACCAACATCCAGTTCATTTTAAAGTGCAAATCTACTGAAAAATAGCttactctcccccaccccctggttAAATTTGGTAGATCATAATTTGGTTGGCTGGTTCCCTTCTAACCTGCCCAATATGGGAAATTAACTAGAATCCAGTTATGACTTCTCCAAGTGTCAAGTGAAAATTTATCTTAAGTTAGAAAAAGGTAAGACTCAGTctagtttttcagttttctttctttgaagtcAATGGTTGATAaaaaggcaggaatagagatatAGATGAGGGATTTCTAAAAgttcagtgattttaaaaaaaaatacctttaatttttttattgcacTTACTTTATAGTTAAAAACACTCATGCTAAAATGAAGATTAAGGAATATGGTCAAGTTAGCTATGTCAGAAGCACCAACTCTGCTACACTGaatcttgttttatatttaattatttacagGCATGTTAAGCAgcccaaataaagaaaatgtgtgccAAAGAAATTAATTTCTGGTAAAGGGTAACTTTCAGTTTAGCAgttatttcttcctcctttacCAATACTTAACAATGTAAGGTCTTTGTGAGCAGACAATCAGACTGCAGTTAGAGAGACAATCAGACTACTCATGATTGATGCTTTGACACTTCCcccccaattttttaaagttaatgattTAATCCAACCTCTCTAGGCCCTATACTTTTTTCCATTTAGTCCTAAGAAAAATCCAGCTGGAAGATTCTGGGCCACATAGATAACCACCTTCGACTCTACTTACACATCACCAACTCTGAGAATAAGTTAACAGTTAAGATTCATTTCGTACTCCTCTTTATTCCACTTCAGACCACTGGTAAGAGGTATCAGAAGAAGCATCTATTCAAGTCAAAATTTCTTTCTATACAGGAACCACATTTATGTGTCTTATACCACCTCTATTTGTGGAATAGATCCAGTAACCATACCAAGTTACTGGCCAGTTATCATGACCAGATAGTCTTCGGTCCACATGCAGAATCAGTGTCTACACCAGCTACTTTCATATATGATTACCAAattttatacaatatttttctgtatttaaggACTGCTACAGTCTACAAAATTTGTGCATTATTGGACAATGAATGAATACTTAAAGAATGAACACCTAAGAAGGATGATCCATTTTCTAAAGTacacttaaaatgttaaactttaGAGACAAAGCAAAATCTATCATAAAGTTGGATTTTGTTGATAGTAGGAGAGAGGTAGGTTAATAATTACTGTCCTAAGATAAGAATGCTAAACAATAAAAGCTGAGGCCCTGCTAAAAAACAAGTTGAACCTTCCAGTCCTGAGTTTCTAATGTTatgtgaaaattattaaaataagcatGACAAAGGAAAACACCAGTGACCATTTCCTTCCATCCACGATTATTAAATACATCACCTTCTCTCAAATAACAACTCAGGTAGCATATGACTacagagtgaaaataaatggaCCTTGGAAAAAGGAATGTTGCTACAAAGCACTGGTTCTTAACCGGGGGCGAATATGTTCCCACCCTTCTGCCCCAGAGGATAgatggcaatgtctgaagacactTCTGATTGTCACAACTTGGGAGAGGGTTCTACTGGTATCTAATGTGTaaagccagagatgctgctaaacatcctatattACAAAGgacagcccccctccccacaacATTATCCAgcctaaaatattaatagtgccaaggttgagaaactctggttTAAAGGAACAAACGCCTATTTACAGAGAACACAAAAACCTTTCAAGACCTGACTAGTAATACAGCCATAAACTTAATGTTAGGGAAAAGAGGAAAGCTGAATTCCTTGGTAGACGAAAATAAAATTTcctgtgaaaaattaaaatactgtacTGATTCCAtcattataagaagagaagaaatcGAATGATCCACTAAAACGGCATAATGCTTTAAACAAGGAGCACAGAGACAATCTCTTCCAAGTAGGTCAAATATCTAATCCGAGAAGCATAAACCAAAAGCATTTAACATCAGCTAAATCTGCAGCAGTAAAGGATGATTTAAGGAATGATTTGAGAGAATATTCTGAACTTCTTCATATACCTTATCTTCCATTTTCTAATAACATGGATTCTGGCTTTAATTCCAAGAAAAGGAGGCACAGAAGTCATTCGATATTTGTTGAGTGGAACTGAATTATGAATTTTGTGTGAAATGGACACAGAAAAGCACCTTACACTTCTCTGAGAACTACCAGTGATTAAAAGACATTAAGAAacaaggagaaacagagaaaattagTTTCTATATTAAGAATTCAGAAAAACCAAACACCAACACTGtaagttattttataaataaattcagtatgaagtcattcattcattccctacTATATTCACTTCCAGCATAACTTTTAGAAAATACATCCATACCTAGCAATAGGGCTTTAAGCTTACCTACTAGATGAAGTGCAGAGTACAAGAAAAGAAGATCGTCTTCTTAGTTTAAACATCACCAAGGAAAATTCTCATTGCCTATGGTTCACAAAAGAAATAGTCAAAGGCTTTGAATGTATAAGCCAGTCAGAGTAAAGATTTCTTCCTATCAGACTGTAAGGAAGAGCAAAAGGAAGCTAAAAATAGTATTGGACCTTTATTTAGAATTGATTGTCAAAGCAGTGGTCCCTTTTGATCAGAGTGACTCAGAGAAATCATGTAATTCCTACTTAAATGACAGCTGAAAACTTCAGAAAGCCAGGACTACTTAtgcaatcactttttaaaaatgactcttCCCTCTTTGACTAGTTTTACGCAAGTAAATGGGGAAATAGGAGCCAATAGTTTCTGGTTGAGGGACTTTAGGCACAATATGGCAGAGGGCCTCTGACATCTTTTTTGCAATCTATCAGTGACTCAGTCACAGCCTACTATGCACTTCATCTGGTTACTGACTACCGTATCTTGCATTTTCCAAAAACAACTTTTTCTTATATGAAAAATTCCAAGCTCTGTATCCAACTGTTGCTTTGCAATTCTGAGGTTAAATCACCTGCTATGCTTCACGGAAGAAGCAATCCTCAAAAATAATGCCGTTTGCCTGGGATTCCATAATGAAACATCTCTTTTCCATCCACAAACATATACATAATTCATGTTAAGAGCTGTTTAActtaaactttttgaaaaaatatattttgaaatactaAATTTCACTTATTGAAAGGTACCAAATCCAGTCTTTCAAGTTCTGCACCCTTACAACAGTCACTTCTCTCAACATGAGGGTCAACAGACCAAAGTTATTagggcaaattttaaaaaatatgaatggcCAACATTTAGGCTAGGAATTCAAATATAACTACtgcttatatatatttacttatctaacatattgggttggccaaaaagttcctttggtttttaagtaaaaataaaagacacatttttcattttaatcaagaactttattgaacagcgtattcacccttttgttccactaccttctgccatttttcaggcaacttcataattccatcttcctaaaactttttatctttttgagcaaagaactgttccaggtgccttttacagtcttccagggaattgaaattttttccattgagAGAATTTTggaaagaccgaaataaatggaaatctgaaggtgcaatgtctggtgaatacagtggatgaatcagaatTTCCCAGCCAAGctataacagtttttgcctggtcatcaaagaaacatgcagtcttgtgttatcctgatggaggattatgtgttttctgttgactaattctggacgcttttcgacgagtgctgctttcagttggtctaactgggagcagtactgttggaattaatcgtttggttttccagaaggagctcataatagaggactcccttccaatcccaccatatacagaacatcaccttctttggatgaagactggcctttggtgtggttggtggtggttcatttcacttgccccaccaTCTCTTCCGTTCcatattattgtacagtatccacttttcattgcccgccacaatttgttttaaaaacggaacgtttttgttacgtttaagtagagaattgcatgcagaaatacagtctagaaggtttttttcgcttaatttatgtggaacccaaacatcaaagcgattcacataaccaagctggagcaaatgattttcagctcttgatttggatattttgagtatgttggctatctcccacgtggtataacgttgattgttctcaattaatgtcttgatttgatcactatcaacttcaactgatctacctgactgtggagcatcttccagcgagaaatctccagcacgaaacttcacaaaccacttttgacacgttccaTCAGCCACAGCACCATCTCCATAGGCTGCAGAaatctttttttgcttttcagttgtgtttttacctttcttgaaataataaagcataatatgccaaaactgttgctttatttcttccatcttcaatattaaaatggctacacaaaaattcaccaattttgataagtttttttttttaatgcatgctgatatgacagctgtcacaatacaatctaacaaaattgtttcaaatgaagttaaagacaactaagtgctactagagccatcttacgggaAAAAACcgaacaaaccttttggccaacccaatataaggAACTATAACCAAAAAGTATGCCTAAGATCAGGTCCATATGTGTAATAAGGCCAAAGTATTGGTCAAAGGAGTGATTATAACAGTCATTTTAACCACTGACCTGGATCACAGAATGACTGGCTGACTGTTTGCAGGACTTGAGTGGACATGCAGGTAAACACAACATAAATTCCAGTTGACAATGCACACACTTTTGGaacaacaaataagtaaatataacatGGGCTATAAGGCCTCCAAGGtactaatttttccttttttcaccaTAGTTTTTCAAACTGGACTTTGGAGTCTTGATTCTAGGACTGCTGCTATATTTCTAAGAGGAGCTCTTCCCAAACCAAAGGCATGACACATTTGTGCTTCTGAGTCATAAAGAGATGGACCTTCAAGAAAGATGGCCTACAGATTCAAAAGTtaagtgtatatatttaaatgcctggcctaaaaaaaaaaaaacaaacaaaaatgaaaaaactgaacaaactgaataaagaatcacatttgttccttttttgttaaaaatgacTGGTCTATAAAGGTTTCAGTAGATGGGGCCACGCAGTACATAACTGGGACTGAagacaaaaattgaaaatttatagCTTCTAAAAAGAGCACTAGACTATATAAAGTTGGTGTTATCATTTGGGGGGAGAAACACTGAATAGgttatgagaaaaaaaggaatgaaagatttGTTTTATCTTAAGAACCATTTGCCCCACACAGAATCTTTAAAATAGACAACTATACAAAACTTATCTATTGTTCTTATGACATTTAAATAAGTTACACAAAGTGGAAAATGTGGTGTTAGTtatcttcttcctcattctctttAATTACTGGGGtacctaaaatgaaaaagaaaattattactgGTCATTCTCAAGAGATTGTTAAATtctaactgaaaatatttttctgttaaccTGAGGAGTTCTGAGATGCTGAGAAGTGtgccataataaaaataatatcataagataatcttttaaatttctaattatcCAAAAAGCCTCTCAGGAGAATTCCCAAATGGATTAATATAAGTAATTACAAATATTCAGGTCCCCAAATACAGAGTTACAAATAAAAATGCCTACAGGTACCAGGCAGAAAAATAAGGCCCTATACACACTAAAAACTTTGTAtgttaaacacaaagaaatattcatttttcacaataaaatacgCAATCCCAGTATTgccagaatctgaatttttatgttACTCCCCCAAATACTAAACACTGGggataaattggaaaaaaataaaaagaaccaaggcacagaaaataaaatacatctgcAGGCTCTCACTGGCCCAAGAGCCAGCCATTTCTGAGCTCTGGCATTTGAAGCATGTCCACAATCTGACCCTAGTCAACTGTTCAGTCTTAACTCTTCAGCCAGTCACCCTCCACTCCAGATGAACTGATCAACTCATTGTCTCCCAAACTCATCTTGCAGACTACTACTTCTGGACTCCTGGCTAACAAAGTTCCTCCATTTTGGAATGCCCCCCGTAACACCCCTTCCATCTAGGCCCTACCCTTAATTAAGAGCCATCTCCAGTGCCTCTTCCTGTGTGATTCTTCTTTATGGCAACGAGCAGAGTCTTACCCCTCTGTACTCCCCACAGCATCTGTTTGTGGGGGGTAGTgaatgttttattgaaatatacataCAAAGTACACAAATTATAAGTGTACAGATTGATAAATGTATACAAAGTGAACACATCTGGTAACCAGCACCCAGATTAGAAAGAGAACATTATCAGAACCCCCAAAACTTCCTCAGGTCCCCTTCCAGTCACTGTCCCCCAACAAAAGGTACATTCTATCCTAATGTCTAACACCATGGATTATTTTGCCTGATTTTGAAACTGATATGAATAGAATGATGTAGCGTGcgctctgtgtctggcttcttttgctcaacattatgtttatATGATTCATGTATATTGTGTGAAGCTAtagttcattcattctcattgctgttgaatattccattgtacgaatATGTCATAATTTACTTATCTATTCTATTGTtgttgggcatttgggttgtttccaatttataGCTATTAAAATAGTGGTGCAATGAGTATTGTCATACAGGTCTTTTGGTAAACATCCATGCTCTTTTCTTCTGGGTATACAGCTAGGAGAGaagttgctgggtcatgtgggATATGTATGTAGAGCTTCTGTAGATAAtgccagttttccaaagttaTACCAAGTTACATTACTATCCAGCAgggtatgagagttctagttgctccatGTTCCACTAACATTtggtattgtctgtctttttcattttagctcttTAACACCCCTCAGTTTTTCTTACAAGCAACTGAAGAGGAGCAAAAAGAGGCAAGCTAGCAGCTGTGGCCACCTGTGTTCTGGTCCATCTCACTGGTTTAGGATACACCAGCTGGTTTTTCTAGGGGCTGTTCAGATTGGCCTGAAGTCAATATTTGGTCCAAAAGGCTGTATATAATGTGGCTTGGTCTATTCAGGGTCTATATAAgggattcttttccattcttaatGGAAGGGTTCACTTCCTGTGCACAATGAGAAAGGAAGACAAATGATTTCAAATGGTTTCTAGAGGTCAAAGTTGAACATAAAAAGGCTGAAGTCCAAGGCTCTAATGTACCCtctcttttgttctattttattttaacttatgaAATAGTcattcatatagatacaatataaATAAAGAGTAACAAAACCAATTATTGTATACCCATCACCCAATTTAGGAAACAGAACATCACCAGTATCTAAGAAACCTGTTTGCCTCTTCCTGTTTATTCCTGTACCTCCCACAAGAGGCAGTCTAGTGTCTTTGTTATTTTACAGCTAGGTATGTagccagagggaaaaaagggaacattctgcatgattccatttatataaaactctataaaatacaaactaatctATAGGGACAGAAAGCGGATCAGTGACTGCCTTGGGAGGGATGGTGGTgagcagcaggagggagggattaCAAAGAGGCAAAAGGAAATTTTTTGGGGGTGAtatatatgttcattatcttttccccccaactttattgagatatgattgatatATAACATTCTGTAGGTTTAAGGTAAAAATGGCCTGGCTTCCTCATAGGACCACTGGAAGGAGTAAAGACCCAGGGAGGTCTGTGactcttttattatttctggttttcagatgacaaaagaacaaagtttgGTGAGATGAATTAACCAGCCCGATGACAAAAAAGCTagaactgggacttgaacccagtcaGTCAGGGATCTCTCCTGACATTTTCACCTTTCTTAGGTATTGAGAAACTAAAAttaggggggagagggagagagaacattaCAATTTTGATCCAATTGTGAAAAAGCAACTCCTTACTATTTATGTCtaattattttgcaaaataataCATTTGGGACTTGAGAATAAACCCAGCTTTCTTATAAGCTTTTGGTTTAGGGATGATCTTATACCAGTCTAAATATTCTAGAAGTCTTTCATCTCACTCTGGCCCAAACTGGGACCACAAAATTTCCTACAGACAGAAGTGGCCTTGGCGACCAGAGATAACCTatcattttctttagttttgcTCCTTTTCATGATTCCGTGCTACAAATTCAATTCTTACACCCAGAAAACATTTCCAAGCTGGCCCAGAGTCACTCACCATCTAGCTTTTTCAGTTTGGGTACTCTCTTGGTTGCCTCGTCAATCCAGTTCCCTTCAGCAGAATGTTTCTCTTCCAAGGGATTGCCTACAAACACCAGGTCTTCTAGGCATGGTAGTTCTGCCAGCTTCACAAATTCACCTACAAGTACAAAGAATACATTCCATATTAAAATGACAAGTTTTACTCTTATGATTTTGAAGGGTGAATCCCAGTATCACTAGCCCTCAGTTTGTGACTATTCAGAACAATTCGTTGTTTAAGATTTTGAAGGAAGTAGGGGACATTATACCATATGAAGTCATTCTCTGAAGACATTATGGAAAGGGAGGGAAAGCGAGACGTACCTCTTCTACCTTTATGCTAATCTAAGGATGGgataagaagaggaaatgaggTTCAGAATCAACAAATCAATCTCCAGTGACAGGTCTTCTCTATACTGTACTACATCAGTATCAGCTAAACTAAACTGCCTTTGTCTCTACCATTCCCTCATCTCTAAATTCTTAAAGCAACTCATTCAAGCCTCTATTGTAGAACTTATCACACAGTTTTCTAATTATTAACTCATAAACTAATCTTTCCCACTAAGctgtgaactccttgagggcagggataaTGTCCTATTCAACTATGTATCTCAACAGCCTGGCATAGTTCATGGCACACAATAGGGCTTTAAAATGCTAAATGGATAAtgtacaataaaaaagaaaagcaatatatatgttaaataagtCTTCCACCCAAGAATTATTAAACCGATTCCTTTTGGCCTTTGGacaatagtttaatttttttcatgattaatAGGACCAGGACCTATTCAATTATAATCattctaagtaaatatttaaatgtaaatttcaagTGTTTAGATGAAATATAGGAACTCCTATAGCTATTTCCCTCTGTGCTTAGAAAGAAATGTCCCCATTTCGTATCTTGTTCCCTATAGGGCTATTTTCTATAAACATGAGGTAGAAGGTTAGCAAAGAGCCAGCCTCACTTACCCCAGTCTTTCACCAGGTTATTAGACATGTAAAGaatcttcaatttcttcattacATGGATCCCTTTCAACTTCTCAATAGAATTGTAGGAGATCCACAGTTCTTCTAACGTGTCCCCTACTGcttcctgaaaaagaaagcaattttatttacatacttatttttaagcttttcCTTCTGTCCCCTTCCTCATAAACATAAAGACAATGGCCTTCAGAGAGAACTGAGACCAACCTGTCCACTGGCAGGAGAGCTGAAGGCTGTGTGGGAGTTTTTTCTCATTAAGAAAGCCAAGTAgaacattttcttcctctcttcaaaCTGATCTGAACTAAGAATACCTACTGAAACCACCAAGAGGGGAAATAagagcactattttttttttttttgcgctacgcggggctctcaatgttgtggcctctcccgttgcagagcacaggctccggacgcgcaggctcagcagccatggctcacgggcccagccgctccgcggcatgtggaattttcccggacaggggcatgaacccgtgtcccctgcagcggcaggcggactctcaaccactgcgccaccagggaagccctattttatcaattttattgaataaTATACTTTTCAAATCACTTCCCTATACATTGTATTATTTGATCCTTATTTAATTAAGATAGGCAAAGCAGGTTGTTTGATTTCTATTCTAGATAAAGGGCTTTTTCTAAGATCACAAtgctttttttggctgcaccacgcagcttgcaggatggGATAGAGCCCaagcccacggcagtgaaagcacgcagtcctaaccactggaccaccaaggaattcccaacAATGTTATTAAATAGTAGACCTATGTCTAAAtttcagggtttttaaaaaatatttattatgaaaactttcaaacataaaaaagttgaaagaatattaTAGTAAATACCCATATATCTACTACCCAGCttctaccattaacattttactatccTTTTCCTGTCACATATCTGGTCCATCTATCCATCCTGCTATCTATGCATCAATTCACCTTATTTTTTCTGATGTATAAAACTCAACTTAAAACCCatagtctgggcttccctggtggcgcagtggttgagagtccgcctgccgatgcaggggacgcgggttcgtgccccggttcgagaagatcccacatgccgcggagctgctgggcccgtgagccatggccgctgagcatgcgcgtccggagcctgtgctccgcaccggcagaggccacaacagtgagaggccggcgtaccgcaaaaaaaaaaaaaaaaaaaaaccatagtcTTTTCATTATACTATAATGATTATGTCATACTGACTCTTAAATGCTAGATACAACCAATAGTGGCACaaaaacttttccttctttcatatACAAAAGACAAAATGTAGTGATTatttgttccttaaaaaacaaaaaagtgactAGGCAGAATCAGTTCGATGTTCAATCCCCTCTTAACGCAAAAGGATTTACCTACATCCACATGGTAATGTTAGAATGTAGGACCCAGGTCTATGTCCTGATAACTGTCCCTTTAAAGACTATAAAGAGAATAAACGTACTCTGGATAAAGATCATTAATGCATTTTCCATACAGATGGAACCAAGGGGAAAAGCTGAGAATGGAGTGGTCTGAGTTAGTTCTGTGTGTCATCCCAAGGCCCACAATTCATCTTAGTTTCAACTTTCTAAGTAGGAGAAACAACaatttcaaagtaaaagaaacttttaaatcaGTCCATCCTGGCACTGAAAGTGTGAGGCAGCAGAAAAAATAGTGACTAAATAATACTAATTAGAAAGTTTAGGCTCAATTCtgggttctgccacttacttagTGTCGTTTTACATGTGCAGATGAGGACTCTTGGTCAGTTTTCACATAGCCAATTTGATCAATTCTCCAAACAGCCAATTTGCTGAATTTACTCTTTTACTGATTTACTGAAAAATTGGTTAACTACTTACAAATTATAGCAATTTGTTTTAGATAGGATAGGACAGAAATTACTTTAGACAGGATAACTTCTGAAGATGTCTGTTGTGCTTTGTTCATTCCTTACAAGCATTAATTGAGTTTCGGTTAATTTTCAGCCAATTGGATGCAGCTGTTCTGCCATGAccaaatttctgtgcatttgggGACTTGACTTGGGAATATAAATTCTCATTGCAGAATGAGAATTTCTTATGTATATTGACTAACAAATGTTGTATAGATTTTGGGTGTCCAGGGCATAGTTTTGTCTTTCAGTACGTTTTCAATCTATTCCACTGTTTTTCCTACTTCCCTAAATATAACAATTCACTAACCAACTCAATTAGATtactatttttatgtgttttaatcATTTGAGAAGTGATCAGTGTCTAAAATATGAAACTGACAGTCTACAAAGATGGACTGACAAATCTAACAGCTGGGATAAAACAGCTGCACTAAAATTAAtactaaataaaatcttaaagaaaagtttaaaaggtGTTGAAACCATTCCAAGCAACacaattttctatatatttgtaaGTAGGTAATAAAGACAAAATTTTGGTGAAGCAATCTGGTGAATGTTAATCAATAAAAACTGGCTAAGTCTGTGTGACTCAATTCAGTGAAATCTGTCATTCAATAAACTAGCCCTTTGGAGAACGGTACATTGAATGAACAGGCATTTAGCAAACTGGTCTGCTTCTGCATGTGAATAAATCACTTCTCTTCTTAGTTTCTAACTCTGTAAAATAAGGAGGCTGGCACAATGAGCTAGCACCTCATACCTATTAGGATGACTACtgtcaaacagaaaataacaagtattggcaaggatatggagaaattggaacccttgtgcactgttggtgtgaatatA includes the following:
- the DNAL1 gene encoding dynein axonemal light chain 1; this encodes MAKATTIKEALARWEEKTSQKPSEAREIKLYAQIPPIEKMDASLSMLVNCEKLSLSTNCIEKIANLNGLKNLRILSLGRNNIKNLNGLEAVGDTLEELWISYNSIEKLKGIHVMKKLKILYMSNNLVKDWGEFVKLAELPCLEDLVFVGNPLEEKHSAEGNWIDEATKRVPKLKKLDGTPVIKENEEEDN